GCCGATCAGCGCGAGGCTGCTTGCGGCGACGCGACGTACTGTTTCGTCGTCCTCGCCCAATCTCGGCAGTAAGGGCTCAATCGCTCTTTCATCTCCTAGGCGTCCCAGCGCTGCTGCCGCGATCGCCCGCATCCGCGGATCGGTTCCCTGAAGCTGCTTCACTAAGGCGTCTGCCGCCCTCTCGGGGGCTAACTCCTTGAGGGCGGCAAGAACGCCGTCGGCGGGGAAGAAAGATCCGTTGTCCAAGCGTTCAAGCAATGCCTCTATGAGTCGCTCTCTCTCCTGCTCTCTCGACGGTTCCCTCAAAGCATTCGCGATCCCTCTAGCGACGTCGGCCCCACCCTCGATTAGGGCGCGTAGCATTTCTGCCGGGTCGCGGACTGCAGGCCCTCCATAATGGGGCGACTTCGTTTCATCTGTTGATTGATGTTGCAGGGCGCGAGCCTCCACGGGCTCGGCCACCTTCCTGGATAGAACAGTGACCGTCGCCAATCGAGGCGTGGGAGCCTCGTTCGGCGCACTTCTGGCCGGATTACTGTCGAGGCCATAAATGAAAATCGAATTGAACCCCTCCAGCAATCGCCTTAGCGCGTGCTCCAAGCGGACGCGATTGATCTCAACAGAGACGCGGTCTTCAGGAAGTTTCTTCGGTGAGGACATCGTCAGATCTGTCTTCTTCGCGATTTC
The DNA window shown above is from Candidatus Methylomirabilota bacterium and carries:
- a CDS encoding HEAT repeat domain-containing protein translates to MTGVAEAQSVTVTTATTLIVVAESRQGPPTTPFSLEVQYDRATDLISIKSREAPLDTVLQEIAKKTDLTMSSPKKLPEDRVSVEINRVRLEHALRRLLEGFNSIFIYGLDSNPARSAPNEAPTPRLATVTVLSRKVAEPVEARALQHQSTDETKSPHYGGPAVRDPAEMLRALIEGGADVARGIANALREPSREQERERLIEALLERLDNGSFFPADGVLAALKELAPERAADALVKQLQGTDPRMRAIAAAALGRLGDERAIEPLLPRLGEDDETVRRVAASSLALIGGRRAMDELLQAFVAGENRIRYPVSVAIASFGDERSQKAIAKLIAGGLALREPTAEEAGVTNPNAR